The Chryseobacterium aureum genome contains a region encoding:
- a CDS encoding MBL fold metallo-hydrolase: protein MLQIQGFVFNFASENTYIIYNENKNAWLIDPGNMGGQETQAISNFITENGLKIQKILLTHAHIDHVFGLQWAFDTFKVPVTMHQEDQEVLDMLQASGIRFGMQIDPVKVDIEYIKEGDELDLDGEKFTIYHVPGHSPGSVVYHNAGQKFMISGDVLFEGSIGRTDLYKGNYDQLIEGIRSKLFILDDDTQVFSGHGNPTTIGFEKQYNPFLK from the coding sequence ATGCTTCAGATTCAGGGTTTCGTATTCAACTTTGCGAGCGAAAACACTTATATTATCTATAACGAGAATAAAAATGCGTGGTTAATTGATCCGGGAAATATGGGCGGTCAGGAAACTCAGGCAATCAGTAATTTCATCACGGAAAACGGGCTGAAAATTCAGAAAATCCTTTTGACACATGCTCATATTGATCACGTATTCGGGCTTCAGTGGGCTTTTGATACGTTCAAAGTACCTGTGACTATGCATCAGGAAGATCAGGAAGTGCTGGATATGCTTCAGGCAAGCGGGATCAGGTTCGGGATGCAGATAGATCCTGTAAAGGTGGATATAGAATATATCAAGGAAGGTGATGAACTGGATTTGGATGGGGAAAAGTTTACAATTTATCATGTTCCTGGACATTCTCCGGGAAGTGTTGTCTATCATAATGCCGGTCAGAAATTCATGATTTCCGGGGATGTTCTTTTTGAAGGCAGCATTGGAAGAACAGATCTTTACAAAGGAAATTATGATCAGCTGATTGAGGGGATCAGATCCAAACTTTTTATTCTGGATGATGATACACAGGTTTTCTCAGGACACGGGAATCCTACAACTATTGGATTTGAGAAACAATACAATCCGTTTCTGAAATAA
- a CDS encoding sigma-70 family RNA polymerase sigma factor, which translates to MKKEYPDLAPEQWIDTYADFLYAYTIMRVSSKEDAEDIVQETFLAAYKNVGNFENRSSVKTWLTSILKNKIIDHYRKKSNSNNQSYDDYLDETEESFENSFFNENKYGRWKQDINKNYISESTDHYILSKEFYTIMDLCLQKLPPKLKPLFVAKYMMDEDAEKICKDFNITPSNYWVLLFRAKTLLRSCLEKNEITL; encoded by the coding sequence ATGAAAAAAGAATATCCAGATTTAGCTCCCGAGCAATGGATAGATACATATGCTGATTTTCTTTATGCCTACACTATAATGAGGGTAAGCTCGAAAGAAGATGCTGAAGATATTGTACAGGAGACCTTTTTAGCAGCTTACAAAAATGTTGGAAATTTTGAAAACAGATCATCAGTAAAAACATGGCTTACCAGCATCCTTAAAAATAAAATCATTGATCATTACCGAAAGAAAAGTAATAGCAATAATCAAAGCTATGATGATTACCTTGATGAAACGGAAGAATCATTTGAAAATTCTTTTTTTAATGAAAATAAATACGGAAGATGGAAACAGGACATCAATAAAAATTATATTTCAGAGAGTACAGATCATTATATATTAAGTAAAGAATTTTATACAATAATGGACCTCTGTCTTCAAAAGCTGCCTCCAAAATTAAAACCGTTATTTGTAGCCAAATATATGATGGATGAAGATGCTGAAAAAATTTGTAAGGATTTTAATATTACTCCGTCTAATTACTGGGTGCTTCTTTTCAGAGCTAAAACACTGCTGAGAAGTTGCCTTGAAAAAAATGAAATCACATTGTAA
- a CDS encoding NRDE family protein: protein MCTVSFFKTEQEIILTSNRDEKINRERAVFPNSLDLQNKKLYFPKDERASGTWFITDDNGNTVILLNGAFRKHLSNPPYKKSRGIVLLDLAKSENFLKGFHEYNLSGIEPFQLLVCTEEKLFRLLWDGNSKHMIPLNKNENHLFSSKTLYDDSIEYQRNTHFKEFQKHNKIDAEKIVNFHKMHQIEKEDEIESVIKETFITVSITQLIIRKENIDLRYYDLVENTLQKKKIEKRIFI from the coding sequence ATGTGCACAGTAAGCTTTTTTAAAACAGAACAGGAAATTATTCTTACTTCTAACAGAGATGAGAAGATAAACAGAGAAAGAGCTGTTTTTCCCAATAGTCTTGATTTGCAAAATAAAAAACTTTATTTTCCTAAAGACGAGAGAGCTTCGGGAACCTGGTTTATTACAGATGACAACGGCAATACGGTGATTCTTTTAAACGGAGCATTTCGCAAACACTTAAGTAATCCGCCCTATAAAAAAAGCAGGGGTATTGTACTTTTAGATTTAGCTAAAAGTGAAAATTTTTTAAAGGGTTTTCACGAATATAATTTATCGGGAATAGAACCGTTTCAGTTATTGGTTTGTACTGAAGAAAAATTATTTAGATTACTTTGGGATGGAAACAGCAAGCATATGATTCCTCTGAACAAAAATGAAAACCATTTGTTTTCTTCCAAAACATTATACGACGATTCTATTGAATATCAAAGAAATACACATTTTAAAGAATTTCAAAAACACAATAAAATTGATGCTGAAAAAATTGTAAATTTTCACAAAATGCATCAGATAGAAAAAGAGGATGAAATTGAAAGTGTCATAAAGGAAACATTCATAACGGTAAGCATTACCCAACTTATTATTAGAAAAGAAAATATTGATCTTCGCTATTATGATTTAGTAGAAAACACATTACAAAAGAAAAAAATTGAGAAAAGAATTTTTATTTAA
- a CDS encoding TonB-dependent receptor: MKKKSIFLIAATATLYFNNAYAQETPKDSAKVSSIDQIVITGNSSPKKKIESSTAISTFSAKEIQKQNPISAAALLQRVPGFAVETSGGEVGNNLFARGIPSAGAYEFVQVQEDGLPVFEDGALQFANADNFFRVDNSVSRLEALRGGSGSIFATNSPGGLINFITREGTNDFRGTAKLETSTYGLMRTDLNVGGALVQDKLFFNIGGFYRTDSGIRKTGFKANDGGQIRMNLKYVFDKGYVKVYYKKLDDRNTFFLPIPLTQNGDDLKGFPGFDPNYGTYSYRSISQLNIPQAGGGFVKRNLEDGIHPKVDVLGAEFKYDLGNNFSVLNKTRYTNINMNYTGIFPAGAPYTAGDFAKRSGIAGNNYQYSLVSSGGVVNPQFVQELGFWAIDKQMNNFVNDLQFNYKFDKGNVTAGFYKSNWKSHQYWNWSNILATATDRPELLNLVDTSLTPMDNGYSKTYNGVTSMTFLQRDTQTQGSLNDLYVNLDYNITDALSVNGGLRYSHDYYKGNFANTTTANLNNSGLTTDGTHGFNTTTADDNMSVLGNKYTYWNYNIDKVSFTVAANYKINRENAVYARFSNGFRSPNEEAYYNYFSNPTPDKPLKSVTTNQLEVGYKYYSRTFDIAVIPFYSTLKNLSFTDIFSNGKSENTFANTQNYGVEFEGYARLFNNILEVSFNGTVQSPKYKNLEAGSLLEGNVVRRMPKFFFNISPAVNITKAWRAYASMNYYGKRFQDEKNVQTLPAFTEFGAGTSYQLGKIRFAVDGTNIFNTIGITEGDPRAGSPTGDGTIMARPIMGAAVRASITLDF, from the coding sequence ATGAAAAAAAAATCGATCTTTTTAATCGCCGCAACAGCTACGTTATACTTTAATAATGCTTATGCCCAGGAAACGCCGAAAGATTCGGCAAAAGTTTCTTCTATAGATCAGATTGTCATTACCGGGAATTCCAGTCCGAAGAAAAAAATAGAATCCAGTACTGCGATTTCCACATTTAGTGCGAAAGAAATTCAGAAGCAAAACCCGATCAGTGCGGCTGCTTTATTGCAGAGGGTACCCGGATTTGCTGTGGAAACTTCAGGGGGGGAAGTAGGGAATAACCTTTTTGCAAGAGGAATTCCTTCTGCCGGTGCTTATGAATTTGTACAGGTGCAGGAAGACGGACTTCCGGTCTTCGAAGACGGAGCACTTCAATTTGCTAATGCAGACAACTTTTTCCGTGTGGATAATTCGGTAAGCCGTCTGGAAGCTTTAAGAGGAGGGTCCGGTTCTATTTTTGCAACCAATTCTCCGGGGGGGCTTATCAACTTTATTACCAGAGAAGGAACCAATGATTTCAGAGGAACCGCAAAACTGGAAACAAGTACCTACGGCCTGATGCGTACAGATCTGAACGTAGGCGGTGCTCTGGTTCAGGATAAACTCTTCTTCAATATCGGTGGTTTCTACAGAACAGACAGCGGAATCAGAAAGACAGGCTTTAAAGCCAATGACGGAGGCCAGATCAGAATGAACCTGAAATATGTATTTGATAAAGGATATGTAAAGGTGTATTATAAAAAACTGGACGACAGGAATACGTTTTTCCTTCCGATTCCTTTGACACAGAATGGTGATGATCTGAAAGGATTTCCGGGGTTTGATCCTAATTACGGAACATACAGCTACAGATCCATCAGTCAGTTGAATATTCCACAAGCCGGAGGCGGATTCGTCAAAAGGAACCTGGAGGACGGAATTCATCCTAAAGTAGATGTGCTGGGGGCTGAATTTAAATATGATCTTGGAAATAATTTCAGTGTTTTAAACAAAACCCGATACACGAATATCAACATGAATTATACAGGGATTTTCCCTGCCGGAGCACCCTATACAGCAGGTGACTTTGCCAAGCGTAGTGGAATTGCCGGAAATAATTATCAGTACTCATTAGTAAGCAGCGGAGGAGTTGTTAATCCACAATTCGTACAGGAGCTTGGATTCTGGGCTATTGACAAGCAGATGAATAATTTTGTAAACGATTTGCAGTTCAATTATAAGTTTGATAAAGGAAACGTTACGGCAGGTTTTTATAAATCAAACTGGAAGTCACATCAGTACTGGAACTGGAGCAATATTCTTGCGACTGCAACAGACAGACCGGAATTGCTGAACCTGGTAGATACTTCTCTTACGCCTATGGATAATGGGTATTCAAAAACGTATAACGGAGTTACCAGCATGACATTTTTACAGAGAGATACTCAAACACAGGGAAGTCTGAATGATCTTTATGTAAACTTAGATTATAACATTACTGATGCTTTAAGTGTAAACGGAGGGCTTCGTTACAGCCACGACTATTATAAAGGAAATTTTGCGAATACCACCACTGCCAATTTAAATAATTCAGGGTTAACAACGGATGGAACTCACGGTTTCAACACGACAACTGCTGATGATAATATGAGTGTGCTGGGGAACAAATACACTTACTGGAATTATAATATTGATAAAGTATCTTTCACGGTAGCTGCTAATTATAAAATCAACAGAGAAAATGCTGTATATGCCCGTTTTTCTAACGGCTTCAGATCTCCGAATGAGGAAGCATATTACAACTATTTCTCCAACCCAACCCCTGACAAGCCTTTGAAATCCGTGACAACCAATCAGCTTGAAGTAGGTTATAAATATTACTCGCGTACCTTTGATATTGCTGTAATTCCGTTCTATTCTACATTGAAGAATCTTTCCTTTACAGATATCTTCTCCAATGGAAAATCTGAGAATACATTTGCCAATACACAGAACTATGGGGTTGAATTTGAGGGATATGCCCGTTTATTCAACAATATTCTGGAAGTTTCATTCAACGGAACGGTGCAAAGCCCAAAATATAAAAACCTTGAAGCAGGAAGTCTTCTCGAAGGAAATGTAGTAAGAAGAATGCCGAAGTTTTTCTTCAATATTTCACCGGCAGTTAATATCACAAAAGCCTGGAGAGCTTATGCAAGCATGAATTACTATGGAAAACGTTTTCAGGATGAGAAAAATGTACAGACGCTGCCTGCTTTCACAGAATTCGGTGCGGGTACCTCTTATCAGCTGGGTAAAATACGCTTTGCAGTAGACGGAACCAATATCTTTAATACCATTGGTATCACAGAAGGAGATCCAAGAGCAGGATCACCAACCGGAGATGGAACCATCATGGCAAGACCTATCATGGGAGCTGCTGTAAGAGCATCCATTACTTTAGATTTCTAA
- a CDS encoding DinB family protein, translating into MITSIENNLQELSCILGSVSDELYTSKSKYLFGSSIGQHVRHILEMYEVLLESYSIGKFSFENRNRRQILEESAKEMLFTIEQIISKINKEDKELICVLNDNEINEEHLKTTYFRELLYCFEHGIHHQALIKVALKEFGWENIPENFGVAPSTIKFRLACAQ; encoded by the coding sequence ATGATAACAAGTATTGAAAATAATTTACAGGAATTATCCTGTATACTAGGGTCTGTATCCGATGAACTCTATACAAGCAAAAGTAAATATCTTTTTGGCAGTTCAATAGGTCAACATGTAAGACATATTCTGGAAATGTATGAAGTTTTGCTGGAAAGCTATTCCATAGGTAAATTTTCCTTTGAAAATAGAAACAGAAGACAAATTCTGGAAGAAAGTGCTAAAGAAATGCTGTTTACTATAGAACAAATCATTTCAAAGATCAATAAAGAAGACAAAGAGTTGATTTGTGTTTTGAATGATAATGAAATTAATGAGGAACATCTTAAAACCACTTATTTCAGGGAATTGCTGTACTGTTTTGAGCACGGCATTCATCATCAGGCTTTAATAAAAGTAGCTCTTAAAGAATTTGGGTGGGAAAACATTCCTGAAAATTTCGGAGTGGCTCCCTCCACTATAAAATTTCGTCTTGCATGTGCACAGTAA
- a CDS encoding DM13 domain-containing protein yields the protein MKTIILLLVAGFSFQSCIRENTSTEDLMEMASENSNLLYSGDFMKGPYGINFGGRAEVYEKAGIYTLSFDQNFSVSNGPDLYVYVSTEQQPNNFISLGKLKSINGEQIYTFPSKPDLDLYKYAVVHCQQYNHLFSYALLKKNK from the coding sequence ATGAAAACAATTATTCTGCTTCTGGTGGCCGGCTTCTCCTTTCAAAGCTGTATCAGGGAAAATACTTCTACAGAAGACCTCATGGAAATGGCTTCGGAAAATTCCAACCTTTTATATTCAGGGGATTTTATGAAGGGCCCCTACGGAATTAATTTCGGAGGTAGGGCTGAAGTGTATGAAAAAGCGGGAATATATACGCTGTCGTTTGACCAGAACTTTTCTGTAAGCAACGGTCCTGACCTTTATGTATATGTAAGTACGGAACAACAACCCAATAATTTTATCTCATTAGGAAAATTAAAATCCATAAATGGAGAGCAAATTTATACTTTTCCATCAAAGCCGGATCTGGATTTATATAAATATGCTGTAGTACACTGCCAGCAGTACAATCACTTATTCTCATATGCATTACTTAAAAAAAATAAATGA
- a CDS encoding relaxase/mobilization nuclease domain-containing protein: MIIKLMKPAGPNFPGVNYNEKKIDKGKGELMLMKNFPSFINESSEKEEVKSYLASVSKNEKVRKPQFHAALSTKFREHSKEELTKVAENFMDEMGYGSQPFIVVFHSDTENNHVHIVSTRVDKSTGKKINDSYEKLKSQAALSKVLEKIYGFSNGENLNKLLNYRISSIQQLEILLKRNGFSLVQNKQDETKLNILKNGVLEKTISGNQIVFDNRKNESRTKQIKAILSKYKELYSCHVFKVEDHRKQEAMLPDEKHDKYLEPKVEFESELQKKLKDIFGIDLIFHHKDGQAPFGYSLIDNKEQKMYKGSEIMKMKEIFEFTSEKIDKRLFERLKDFNIRDQKTKDVLLDFLEARYPENGLKEFMLFENKKLKSKEIFDAARTHVKEYLKSQNNADVSIVRSDDGKYYAIHFRLHYIGELEKLVGIKEVQNFVNPSAANAIQKDEGLVKIFDEFLFDIMHSSAASKDPAEEELKKKKKRKSR; encoded by the coding sequence ATGATTATTAAGTTGATGAAGCCCGCAGGACCTAATTTTCCGGGGGTCAACTATAACGAAAAAAAAATAGATAAGGGAAAAGGTGAGCTGATGCTGATGAAAAACTTCCCGTCATTCATTAACGAATCGAGTGAAAAGGAAGAAGTGAAATCTTACCTGGCTTCAGTTTCAAAAAACGAAAAAGTTAGAAAGCCGCAATTTCATGCCGCTTTATCCACAAAATTCAGGGAACATTCCAAAGAAGAGCTGACAAAAGTAGCTGAAAACTTTATGGATGAGATGGGTTACGGATCACAACCTTTTATTGTTGTTTTTCATAGCGATACTGAGAACAATCATGTTCATATTGTATCAACAAGAGTCGATAAATCAACCGGGAAAAAGATCAACGACAGTTATGAAAAACTGAAATCACAAGCCGCATTATCCAAAGTGTTGGAAAAGATCTACGGATTTAGTAATGGGGAGAATCTTAATAAACTCTTGAATTACCGGATCAGCTCCATACAGCAGTTGGAAATCTTACTAAAAAGAAACGGTTTTAGTTTGGTTCAGAACAAACAGGACGAAACCAAGCTGAATATACTGAAAAACGGAGTCCTGGAAAAAACGATCTCCGGAAATCAAATTGTTTTTGATAACAGAAAAAATGAAAGCAGAACAAAACAAATCAAAGCCATTCTATCGAAATACAAGGAGCTTTATTCGTGCCATGTTTTCAAGGTCGAAGACCATCGAAAACAGGAAGCAATGCTTCCGGATGAAAAACATGATAAATACCTGGAGCCGAAAGTAGAATTTGAAAGTGAGCTTCAGAAAAAACTTAAGGACATTTTTGGAATCGATCTCATATTTCATCATAAGGATGGGCAAGCGCCCTTTGGGTATTCTCTGATTGATAATAAAGAACAGAAAATGTACAAGGGAAGTGAGATCATGAAAATGAAAGAAATATTTGAATTCACTTCTGAAAAAATTGACAAAAGGCTTTTTGAAAGATTGAAGGATTTCAATATCCGGGATCAGAAAACTAAGGATGTGCTTTTGGATTTTTTGGAAGCAAGATATCCGGAGAATGGGCTAAAGGAGTTTATGCTTTTTGAGAATAAAAAACTTAAAAGCAAAGAAATATTTGATGCTGCCAGAACTCATGTGAAAGAGTACCTCAAATCGCAAAACAATGCTGATGTCAGTATTGTAAGATCTGATGATGGAAAATATTATGCTATTCATTTCAGGCTCCACTATATTGGGGAACTTGAAAAACTGGTTGGTATAAAGGAGGTACAAAATTTTGTAAATCCATCTGCAGCTAATGCTATTCAAAAAGATGAAGGTTTGGTAAAAATATTTGATGAATTCTTATTTGATATAATGCATTCTTCTGCTGCCTCAAAGGACCCC
- a CDS encoding site-specific integrase, whose amino-acid sequence MRSTFKVLFFLKRDKKKKDGSVPVYCRITIDGKEARFGMKKDIDPKLWNVKEGKATGKSAESSSINILLDKTKAGIHKIYRDIQERENVVSAEKVKNTFLGIDSKQYLLLKTFDEQVAEKFDLIGKRIVKSTYYRYYYLRIRLSEFLVEKYHLADIPLREINYQFIHDFEMYLLIVRGNKQSTIAQYLILLKKILELAHKNELIFRNPFINYVIEDKKSERGYLTQIEVEVLMNWKFTKRLERTRDVFIFCCFTGLSFIDVFNLTGEKINLSIDGDYWIVGKRKKTNMDYFIPMMEIPKKILEKYKSQTFENGKLLPVKCNRVINDHLKEISKICGIKKHLTFHISRHTFATLTMSKGVSLESVSTMLGHRDIQTTKIYAKMTTERVGRDMAIFAESLAETEKKFVVNL is encoded by the coding sequence ATGAGAAGTACATTTAAAGTCCTTTTCTTTTTGAAGAGAGATAAAAAGAAAAAAGATGGAAGCGTGCCTGTATATTGCAGGATTACGATTGACGGAAAAGAAGCCCGTTTCGGAATGAAAAAGGATATTGACCCTAAACTCTGGAATGTTAAAGAAGGAAAAGCAACTGGAAAAAGTGCAGAATCTTCTTCAATTAATATACTGCTTGACAAAACAAAAGCTGGAATCCACAAAATTTACAGGGATATTCAGGAGCGTGAAAATGTAGTTTCGGCTGAAAAAGTAAAAAATACTTTTCTTGGAATCGACAGTAAGCAATATTTGCTGTTGAAAACATTTGACGAGCAGGTCGCGGAAAAGTTTGATCTTATAGGCAAAAGAATTGTGAAGTCAACTTACTATAGATACTACTATCTTCGAATCAGGTTGTCAGAATTTCTTGTCGAAAAATATCATCTTGCTGATATTCCGCTAAGGGAAATTAACTATCAGTTTATTCATGATTTTGAAATGTATCTGCTTATAGTCCGCGGAAACAAGCAAAGTACAATTGCTCAATATTTGATACTTTTAAAAAAAATACTTGAGCTTGCTCACAAAAACGAATTGATTTTCCGAAACCCTTTTATCAATTATGTTATAGAAGACAAAAAATCTGAAAGAGGTTATTTGACACAAATAGAAGTCGAAGTTTTAATGAATTGGAAATTTACTAAAAGACTCGAACGAACGCGAGATGTTTTTATTTTTTGCTGCTTCACAGGATTATCCTTTATTGATGTATTTAATCTAACCGGAGAAAAAATAAATTTATCTATTGATGGTGATTATTGGATTGTGGGAAAACGAAAGAAAACCAACATGGATTATTTTATCCCGATGATGGAAATACCAAAGAAAATTCTGGAAAAATATAAATCACAAACCTTTGAAAATGGAAAATTACTTCCAGTGAAGTGTAATCGTGTAATCAATGATCATTTGAAAGAAATTTCGAAAATATGTGGAATTAAAAAGCATTTGACATTCCACATATCACGCCATACTTTTGCTACTTTAACGATGTCGAAAGGTGTATCTTTGGAAAGTGTGAGTACAATGCTAGGTCATAGAGACATTCAAACTACCAAAATTTATGCTAAGATGACTACTGAAAGGGTTGGAAGGGATATGGCAATCTTTGCTGAAAGTCTGGCGGAAACAGAAAAAAAATTTGTTGTCAATTTATAA
- a CDS encoding ATP-grasp domain-containing protein, producing the protein MNPAIIYGGMTLEDKNYVNQLLPQRYRAKSFLLTERTKPEKIENILKENNIVYPIILKPNNGCRGRNVQLIKDKKQTADYLQNYNNEDLLLEEYIDYPNEIGVFYIRMPNEKKGFISGIVEKKGIEVKGNGETTLGQLVKYNLRYHSFYPDIFNGNSYYQNYIPEKNEKVLLSTIGNHARGATFYNASDNISHEITDLFNEICFSVDGFYYGRFDVKFNTWEELKAGKNFKIIELNGAASEPTFIYDPNHSYLFAIKTIIKHWNFMYKIAKINRQNGYQFTNITECWRILKEFNPFIV; encoded by the coding sequence GTGAACCCTGCAATTATTTATGGAGGAATGACACTGGAAGATAAAAACTATGTGAATCAGCTTTTACCGCAAAGATACAGAGCAAAATCTTTTCTCTTAACAGAAAGAACCAAACCGGAGAAAATTGAAAATATTCTGAAAGAAAATAATATCGTATATCCTATCATTTTAAAGCCCAACAATGGTTGCAGAGGAAGAAATGTACAATTAATCAAAGATAAGAAACAGACCGCTGATTATCTCCAAAATTACAATAACGAAGATCTGCTTTTGGAGGAGTACATTGATTATCCAAATGAAATAGGTGTTTTTTATATCAGAATGCCCAATGAAAAAAAAGGATTTATCAGTGGGATTGTAGAAAAAAAAGGAATTGAAGTAAAGGGTAATGGAGAAACGACATTAGGACAACTTGTGAAATATAATCTTAGGTATCATAGTTTTTATCCTGATATTTTTAATGGTAATTCTTATTATCAAAACTACATCCCTGAAAAAAATGAAAAAGTTCTTTTAAGTACTATTGGAAATCATGCTCGTGGAGCAACTTTTTATAATGCATCAGACAATATTTCGCATGAAATTACAGATCTGTTTAATGAGATCTGCTTTTCTGTAGATGGATTTTATTACGGACGTTTTGACGTAAAATTCAACACCTGGGAGGAATTAAAAGCAGGAAAAAACTTTAAAATCATAGAATTAAACGGAGCTGCTTCTGAACCTACCTTTATTTATGATCCTAACCATTCTTATCTTTTTGCTATCAAAACAATCATAAAGCATTGGAATTTTATGTATAAAATTGCTAAAATTAACAGACAAAATGGGTATCAATTTACCAATATTACTGAGTGTTGGAGAATATTGAAGGAGTTTAACCCTTTTATAGTATAA
- a CDS encoding YHS domain-containing (seleno)protein produces MKTKFLFPVLLFFSSIFFAQSAKNINQQDGVANYGYDVVSYFSGKPQEGSAKNIVNYMNANYYFVNSQNKAIFQKDPNKYLPQYGGYCAFAMGDNGEKVEVNPKTYKITNGKLYLFYNRFFTNTLTSWNKDEKNLTVKADKNWKKFTTK; encoded by the coding sequence ATGAAAACAAAATTTTTATTTCCGGTTCTTTTATTTTTCAGCAGTATTTTTTTTGCACAATCAGCAAAAAATATCAATCAGCAGGATGGCGTCGCCAATTATGGTTATGATGTTGTGAGCTATTTTTCGGGAAAACCCCAGGAAGGCTCTGCAAAAAACATTGTAAACTATATGAATGCTAATTACTATTTTGTCAATTCCCAGAACAAAGCTATTTTTCAAAAAGATCCCAATAAATATCTTCCGCAATATGGTGGTTATTGTGCTTTTGCTATGGGAGATAATGGAGAAAAGGTAGAAGTAAATCCTAAAACCTATAAAATCACCAACGGTAAATTATATTTATTTTACAATAGATTTTTCACAAACACACTAACAAGCTGGAATAAGGATGAGAAGAATCTGACAGTAAAAGCAGATAAAAACTGGAAAAAATTCACAACAAAGTAA
- a CDS encoding DoxX family protein has protein sequence MMKKTINWIIKLVPVVIMLQTLYFKFSAAPESVYIFSKIGLEPYGRIGIGLLELIASILILIPRTTFYGAGLGLGLMLGAIKFHVTELGIDVQNDGGKLFYLAVIVAMFCAILTAVYRRQFFSLFTKNK, from the coding sequence ATGATGAAAAAAACAATCAACTGGATTATTAAACTTGTACCTGTGGTGATTATGCTGCAAACCCTTTATTTCAAATTCTCGGCTGCACCTGAATCTGTATATATCTTCTCAAAAATAGGATTGGAACCCTATGGAAGGATAGGAATCGGCCTTTTGGAACTTATTGCTTCTATTCTCATCTTAATACCAAGAACAACTTTTTACGGGGCTGGTTTAGGATTGGGATTAATGTTAGGAGCCATTAAATTTCATGTGACAGAATTAGGCATTGATGTACAGAATGACGGAGGAAAACTTTTCTATCTGGCAGTTATTGTAGCTATGTTTTGCGCAATATTAACTGCTGTGTACAGAAGACAATTCTTCTCTTTATTCACTAAAAATAAATGA